Proteins found in one Pyxidicoccus trucidator genomic segment:
- a CDS encoding polyprenyl synthetase family protein has translation MGSAELMGYLEDCRVLALQEIQRIIPEAQRESSPLYALMLDYPLREAKGLRPALCIAACRALGGKLDAVVRSAAVLELFHNAFLIHDDIEDGSLMRRGGPTLHRTHGLPIAVNVGDAMLALALQPLLDNVAVLGLGPALRILQAVAGMTRESVEGQALELEWIRAGTLDVTDDDYVRMVEKKTAWYSFITPVTVGAITARASQERIDALAAFARSLGIAFQIQDDVLNLRGKEADYGKEIAGDLWEGKRTLMLLHMLRGASEPERQEVARILRLPRPDEPMATPLDGASGPGAPTALEALLASLVAEGALTAPGEARLREALCAHEARSPVKTEADVRLLLSLIERQGSLDYAQGLARQWAEDAEQRLESCREWLPDSVHRRLLDSLVAYVLARVR, from the coding sequence ATGGGTTCGGCGGAGCTGATGGGCTACCTCGAGGACTGCCGCGTCCTCGCCCTCCAGGAAATCCAGCGCATCATCCCCGAGGCGCAGCGAGAGTCCTCGCCACTCTACGCGCTGATGCTCGACTACCCGCTGCGCGAGGCCAAGGGGCTGAGGCCGGCGCTGTGCATCGCCGCCTGCCGCGCGCTGGGCGGCAAGCTGGACGCGGTGGTGCGCTCGGCGGCGGTGCTGGAGCTCTTCCACAACGCGTTCCTCATCCACGACGACATCGAGGACGGCTCGCTCATGCGCCGGGGCGGCCCCACGCTGCACCGCACCCACGGGCTGCCCATCGCCGTCAACGTGGGGGACGCCATGCTCGCCCTGGCGCTGCAGCCACTGCTGGACAACGTGGCCGTGCTCGGGCTCGGGCCGGCGCTGCGCATCCTCCAGGCGGTGGCGGGGATGACGCGCGAGTCGGTGGAGGGCCAGGCGCTGGAGCTGGAGTGGATTCGCGCGGGCACGCTCGACGTCACCGATGACGACTACGTGCGGATGGTGGAGAAGAAGACGGCCTGGTACAGCTTCATCACCCCCGTCACCGTGGGCGCCATCACCGCCCGGGCCTCGCAGGAGCGCATCGACGCGCTCGCGGCCTTCGCGCGCTCGCTCGGCATCGCGTTCCAGATTCAGGACGACGTCCTCAACCTGCGTGGCAAGGAGGCGGACTACGGCAAGGAAATCGCCGGGGACCTCTGGGAGGGCAAGCGCACCCTCATGCTCCTGCACATGCTGCGCGGCGCCTCCGAGCCGGAGCGTCAGGAGGTGGCGCGCATCCTCCGCCTGCCCCGCCCGGATGAGCCCATGGCCACGCCACTGGACGGGGCCTCGGGCCCCGGCGCGCCCACAGCGCTCGAAGCACTGCTCGCGAGCCTCGTGGCGGAAGGGGCGCTGACGGCCCCGGGTGAGGCCCGGCTGCGCGAGGCCCTGTGCGCCCACGAGGCCCGGAGCCCCGTGAAGACGGAGGCGGACGTGCGCCTGTTGCTGTCCCTCATCGAGCGCCAGGGCAGCCTCGACTACGCCCAGGGCCTGGCCCGGCAATGGGCGGAGGACGCGGAGCAGCGCCTGGAGTCCTGTCGCGAGTGGCTGCCCGACTCCGTCCACCGCCGGCTGCTCGACTCGCTGGTCGCCTACGTGCTGGCGCGGGTCCGCTGA